Proteins found in one Isachenkonia alkalipeptolytica genomic segment:
- a CDS encoding threonine ammonia-lyase yields MITYHSVLAAKKRIEKGIYHTPLEHSMYLSHENRQVYLKLEAQQKLKSFKIRGALSKMMNLTEEEKQRGVITVSSGNHGSGVSYASAILKDVKATVVVPESTPESKVEKIRYYGARVIQKGENFDAANGYAKGLIEQEGLTYIDACSDEDVISGQGTMGLEILEDHRGMDTILVPIGGGGMITGISIAVKAINPNIKVIGVQTEACPAMDAAMKEGVFYEEYPTDPSICDALVGGVGRIPYELSKSAIDDIIVVSEKAIKKATKHLVTKEKVVSEPSGAVGVAALMEQGERIPGKEIAVVVSGGNLDERLLKKLLEG; encoded by the coding sequence ATGATTACCTATCACAGCGTTCTTGCAGCAAAAAAACGAATTGAAAAGGGGATTTACCATACCCCGCTGGAGCACTCCATGTATTTGAGCCATGAGAACCGGCAGGTGTACTTGAAATTAGAGGCCCAACAGAAACTGAAAAGCTTTAAAATTCGGGGAGCCCTCAGCAAAATGATGAATCTTACGGAAGAAGAAAAGCAGCGGGGAGTGATTACTGTATCCTCGGGGAATCACGGAAGCGGGGTAAGCTATGCCAGCGCCATCCTCAAAGACGTGAAGGCAACCGTGGTGGTACCGGAGTCCACACCGGAGTCCAAGGTGGAAAAAATCCGTTATTATGGGGCCCGGGTGATCCAAAAAGGGGAGAACTTTGATGCGGCCAACGGCTATGCCAAGGGATTGATTGAACAGGAGGGGCTGACCTATATTGATGCCTGTTCCGATGAGGATGTAATCTCCGGACAGGGGACCATGGGTTTAGAGATCCTAGAAGACCATCGGGGAATGGATACCATCCTTGTGCCCATCGGCGGTGGTGGCATGATTACGGGGATCAGTATCGCAGTGAAGGCCATCAATCCGAATATTAAGGTAATCGGTGTGCAAACGGAAGCGTGTCCGGCGATGGACGCGGCCATGAAGGAAGGCGTGTTTTATGAGGAATATCCTACGGATCCCAGTATTTGTGATGCCTTAGTGGGAGGCGTAGGAAGGATTCCCTATGAGCTTTCGAAAAGTGCTATTGATGATATTATCGTGGTGTCGGAAAAGGCCATCAAGAAAGCCACGAAGCATCTGGTAACAAAGGAAAAAGTGGTGTCGGAACCTTCCGGGGCCGTAGGGGTGGCCGCTCTTATGGAACAGGGAGAAAGGATACCGGGAAAAGAAATTGCGGTGGTGGTGTCCGGAGGGAATCTGGATGAGCGCCTATTAAAAAAGCTGTTGGAAGGGTAA
- a CDS encoding ABC transporter permease, with protein sequence MLKYIGRRILLLLPVLIGVSFIVFTLMYITPGDPAAMQLGEQATEREILQLREQMGLDDPFIVQYGRFARDVFTRADFGRSYRTNALVFDELITRFPTTLTLAATGVLVAVLIGIPVGIISATKQYSLFDNAAMMFALLGVSMPNFFQGLVAILIFSVGLGWFPSSGYSTPMHMILPAITIGTSSAAMITRMTRSSMLEVIRQDYIRTARAKGQKESKVINQHALKNALIPVVTVIGLQFGYLLGGAVLTETVFSINGIGLLMVNSIRMRDLPMVQGGVLFIALTFSVINLGVDILYGFIDPRIKAQYK encoded by the coding sequence ATGTTAAAGTATATTGGTCGAAGAATACTGCTATTACTTCCCGTATTAATTGGCGTATCCTTCATCGTTTTCACTCTAATGTATATCACCCCGGGAGACCCTGCAGCCATGCAGCTTGGGGAACAGGCAACGGAAAGAGAAATTTTACAACTTCGGGAGCAAATGGGTCTGGACGATCCTTTCATCGTACAATACGGACGATTTGCCCGGGATGTGTTTACCCGTGCAGACTTCGGACGGTCGTATAGAACCAATGCTCTGGTATTTGATGAGCTGATCACTCGTTTTCCAACAACATTGACCCTGGCGGCCACAGGGGTTCTTGTAGCCGTGTTAATCGGAATACCCGTCGGGATCATATCCGCCACGAAACAATATTCCTTATTTGATAATGCAGCCATGATGTTTGCCTTATTGGGGGTATCGATGCCCAACTTCTTTCAAGGGCTTGTGGCAATTCTCATATTCTCCGTAGGTCTGGGATGGTTCCCTTCTTCGGGATATTCAACGCCCATGCATATGATCCTTCCCGCAATTACCATCGGGACCAGTTCTGCGGCCATGATTACACGGATGACCAGGTCTAGTATGCTAGAGGTAATTCGTCAGGATTATATTCGAACCGCTCGAGCAAAGGGACAAAAAGAGTCCAAGGTAATTAACCAGCATGCGCTTAAAAATGCCTTGATTCCCGTAGTTACCGTAATCGGTTTGCAATTTGGTTACTTACTGGGAGGTGCCGTACTGACGGAAACTGTATTTTCCATTAATGGAATCGGACTTTTGATGGTTAATTCCATTCGAATGCGGGACTTGCCCATGGTCCAAGGTGGTGTTTTATTCATCGCCCTGACTTTTAGTGTGATAAATCTAGGCGTAGATATTTTATACGGATTTATTGATCCTCGAATTAAGGCTCAATATAAGTAA
- the lysA gene encoding diaminopimelate decarboxylase: MGTNYVFQEFDTVELAKKYGTPLYVLSEDILRDKCREVRETFLKVYPNTQAVYASKAFLTKAMCKIIEREGLGLDVVSGGELFTAREAAFPMERVIFHGNNKSFEELEMAIDFGVGRIVVDHQEEIPMIESLAKEKGKVVHCLFRITPSIEGKTHKYIMTGQKDSKFGIPLEIETLKELVEKVQKSSMLSLRGFHFHIGSQLFENHIYEGAIEIIGKLAKELKTNQGMVLEELNVGGGFGIQYRGDEKTKPLSFFTEVIMHSVERIFKEFTLPIPKIIIEPGRWIVGEAGITLYTIGAIKEIPGVRTYASVDGGFPDNPRPALYGAKYDGIIANKAEKEKTYRATIAGKCCESGDILIWDLPVPKLTAGDILAVKNTGAYNYSMANNYNKIPKPAVVLISGDQSNIIVKRETYEDLLRGEALPKHLQGKV, encoded by the coding sequence ATGGGAACTAATTATGTTTTTCAAGAATTTGATACGGTGGAGTTGGCTAAAAAATACGGAACCCCTTTATATGTCCTTTCGGAAGACATCCTTCGGGATAAATGCAGGGAAGTCCGGGAGACCTTTCTCAAGGTATACCCCAACACCCAGGCGGTCTATGCCAGTAAAGCCTTTTTAACCAAAGCCATGTGTAAGATTATTGAAAGGGAGGGACTGGGTCTGGATGTGGTTTCCGGCGGGGAACTTTTTACCGCAAGGGAAGCGGCCTTTCCCATGGAAAGAGTGATTTTTCACGGCAATAACAAATCCTTTGAAGAATTGGAAATGGCCATAGATTTTGGGGTGGGACGAATCGTTGTGGACCATCAAGAGGAAATCCCGATGATTGAATCCCTGGCAAAGGAAAAGGGGAAGGTGGTGCACTGTCTGTTTCGAATCACCCCATCCATTGAAGGAAAAACCCATAAGTACATTATGACCGGGCAAAAAGATTCCAAGTTCGGAATCCCCCTGGAAATTGAAACCTTGAAGGAGCTTGTTGAAAAAGTACAAAAGTCTTCCATGCTTAGCCTTCGGGGATTCCACTTTCATATCGGCTCCCAGCTTTTTGAAAATCATATTTATGAAGGGGCCATTGAGATCATCGGGAAACTGGCGAAGGAGCTGAAAACAAATCAGGGAATGGTTTTAGAGGAGCTAAATGTGGGGGGCGGCTTTGGCATCCAGTACCGCGGGGATGAAAAAACAAAGCCCTTATCCTTTTTTACTGAGGTGATTATGCACAGTGTGGAAAGAATTTTTAAAGAGTTTACCCTGCCGATTCCGAAAATCATCATTGAACCGGGGCGGTGGATTGTGGGGGAAGCGGGGATCACCCTTTATACCATTGGAGCCATCAAAGAAATTCCCGGGGTTCGAACCTATGCCAGTGTGGATGGGGGATTTCCCGACAATCCCCGTCCGGCCTTATATGGAGCGAAGTACGATGGAATTATTGCCAATAAAGCGGAGAAAGAAAAAACTTACCGGGCAACCATTGCGGGGAAGTGCTGTGAATCCGGCGATATTTTAATCTGGGATTTACCGGTGCCGAAATTAACCGCCGGGGATATTTTAGCGGTAAAAAATACCGGGGCATATAATTACTCCATGGCCAACAACTACAACAAAATCCCCAAGCCGGCGGTGGTGCTGATTTCAGGGGATCAGTCCAATATTATTGTTAAAAGAGAGACCTACGAAGATTTGCTGCGAGGAGAGGCTTTGCCAAAGCATTTACAGGGGAAGGTTTAG
- a CDS encoding glutathione ABC transporter substrate-binding protein: protein MNSKKIALLLALLLMVAAFAIGCGDEAATDTLVVAQGADADSLDPHATNDQPSSRVMKQVYESLLNQNEDMELVPGLAEEWEQIDELTFEFKLREGVMFHNGEELTASDVEFTLLRALESPDVGHIVGAIDPDGFEIIDDYTIRISTVEPFAPLLAHLAHTASSILNQTAVEEHGDDYGENPVGTGPYMLEDWTRGATIELTRFEDFHGENGKMENITFRNIQEDGNRTIELETGEIDIAYDILPTDISRIEENQELELARDLNFSTVYLGFNTEKEPFDDVRVRQAINYAVNVESIIDSVMEGSGEVATGPIGPMVWGANEELEPYGHDIEKAKELMEEAGYEDGFSTTIWTNDNQLRQDIAQITQSQLEEIGIDVEIEVLEWGAYLDGTAAGDHDMFILGWVTVTGDPDYGLYALFHSEQFGSAGNRTFWGDERVDELLDEARRSAEPDVREDAYMEVQEIVRDEAPWLFLNTGEDRTGLRSNVSGFRNHPAGHHPLWDVTIEN, encoded by the coding sequence ATGAACAGTAAGAAAATTGCATTATTGTTAGCATTATTATTGATGGTTGCTGCCTTTGCCATCGGTTGTGGCGACGAAGCCGCTACGGATACCTTAGTTGTGGCACAGGGTGCCGATGCGGATTCATTGGATCCACATGCAACCAATGACCAACCTTCTTCAAGAGTTATGAAACAGGTTTATGAAAGTTTATTAAATCAAAACGAAGACATGGAATTAGTTCCCGGTCTTGCAGAAGAATGGGAACAAATTGACGAATTAACCTTCGAATTTAAACTTCGAGAAGGTGTAATGTTCCACAATGGAGAGGAGTTAACTGCAAGCGACGTAGAGTTTACCTTGCTTCGAGCATTAGAATCTCCCGATGTAGGGCACATTGTGGGAGCTATTGATCCTGACGGATTTGAAATTATTGATGACTATACCATCAGAATTTCAACGGTAGAACCCTTTGCCCCGCTACTTGCTCACTTAGCCCATACCGCATCTTCAATCTTAAACCAAACCGCGGTTGAAGAACACGGGGACGACTATGGTGAAAACCCAGTGGGCACCGGTCCATACATGTTAGAGGACTGGACAAGAGGTGCTACAATTGAGCTTACGCGATTTGAAGATTTTCATGGTGAAAACGGAAAAATGGAAAATATCACGTTTAGAAACATTCAAGAGGACGGAAATCGAACCATTGAGCTAGAAACCGGAGAAATCGATATTGCTTACGATATCCTGCCAACAGATATTTCAAGAATTGAAGAAAACCAGGAGTTAGAGTTAGCAAGAGACTTAAACTTCTCTACGGTATACCTTGGATTTAACACAGAAAAAGAGCCTTTTGACGACGTAAGAGTTCGACAAGCGATCAACTACGCCGTAAATGTAGAATCGATTATCGATTCGGTAATGGAAGGTTCTGGAGAAGTTGCCACGGGCCCCATCGGACCGATGGTATGGGGAGCAAACGAAGAGTTAGAACCTTATGGCCATGACATCGAAAAAGCAAAAGAACTGATGGAAGAAGCCGGTTATGAAGACGGATTCTCTACCACCATCTGGACAAACGACAATCAACTTCGACAAGATATTGCACAAATTACACAGAGTCAGTTAGAAGAAATCGGAATCGATGTAGAAATCGAAGTACTGGAGTGGGGAGCTTATCTAGACGGAACCGCTGCGGGAGACCATGATATGTTTATCCTAGGTTGGGTTACCGTAACAGGAGATCCTGACTATGGACTGTATGCACTGTTCCATTCAGAACAATTTGGATCCGCTGGAAACCGAACTTTCTGGGGTGATGAGCGAGTGGATGAACTCCTTGACGAAGCTAGAAGATCGGCAGAACCCGATGTACGGGAAGACGCTTACATGGAAGTTCAAGAAATCGTGCGAGATGAAGCACCATGGTTATTCCTTAACACCGGAGAAGACCGAACCGGCCTTCGATCCAACGTTAGTGGCTTTAGAAACCACCCGGCGGGTCACCACCCATTATGGGACGTAACGATCGAAAATTAA
- a CDS encoding DUF2325 domain-containing protein, with amino-acid sequence MTALLVGGDQLGNIPETLRCQGIDKQIHWTGRKKKLRKAKIPKDADMIILFYDYLEHNIASIIKEQAKQQKIPCVFSKRAISDLHVQLERCNSCKLKNVCNGNIMAS; translated from the coding sequence ATGACGGCATTATTAGTTGGCGGAGACCAGTTGGGAAACATACCGGAAACCCTGCGATGTCAGGGGATCGACAAACAAATACACTGGACGGGACGCAAGAAAAAACTGCGAAAGGCAAAAATTCCAAAGGATGCGGATATGATTATTCTCTTTTATGATTACCTGGAACACAATATCGCAAGCATTATCAAGGAACAGGCAAAGCAGCAAAAGATCCCCTGTGTATTCTCTAAAAGAGCCATCAGTGACCTGCATGTGCAACTGGAACGATGTAACAGCTGTAAACTTAAAAATGTTTGCAACGGCAACATCATGGCAAGCTAG
- a CDS encoding nitrilase-related carbon-nitrogen hydrolase, translating to MFQVAAIQLTPIMHDVDANLKRGIDFIRKASEENVDLIVLPELWTTGYYLSRNAFSLLAETREGRTVSLMQEEAKKADASIICPFVEKGEGDNLHISVAVIDNDGELRGIVRKSMLWGREAKIFSPGEVQYPVFKTKVGTIGILICYEMEFPEPSRLLALAGAEIIVCPSVWSLGASHRWDIQLPARSLDNTVYVLGVNTVGNHSCGKSKLISPLGDLLAEASDKKEELMIRAIDKEALYWAREEIPYLEDYRNKLHDKLTPGGAKKIPVPEL from the coding sequence ATGTTTCAAGTGGCCGCAATACAATTAACCCCGATCATGCATGATGTGGATGCCAACCTTAAGCGGGGAATCGATTTTATCCGAAAAGCCTCGGAAGAAAATGTGGATCTCATCGTTTTACCGGAGCTTTGGACTACGGGATATTATTTATCGAGAAATGCCTTCAGCTTACTGGCGGAAACCCGGGAAGGACGAACCGTTTCCCTTATGCAGGAGGAAGCGAAAAAAGCCGATGCTTCCATCATCTGTCCCTTTGTGGAAAAAGGGGAGGGGGACAATCTTCACATTTCCGTTGCCGTAATCGATAACGATGGCGAACTGCGGGGAATCGTCCGAAAAAGCATGCTTTGGGGCCGGGAGGCGAAAATATTTTCCCCCGGGGAAGTGCAGTATCCGGTGTTTAAAACCAAAGTGGGCACCATCGGTATTCTCATCTGCTATGAAATGGAGTTTCCGGAACCCAGCCGATTACTGGCCCTAGCCGGAGCGGAAATCATCGTCTGTCCTTCGGTTTGGTCCCTGGGCGCCTCCCACCGCTGGGATATTCAATTGCCCGCCCGTTCCCTGGATAATACGGTGTATGTGCTCGGAGTAAACACCGTGGGGAACCACAGCTGTGGAAAAAGCAAGTTGATCAGTCCCCTGGGGGACTTACTAGCAGAGGCCTCGGATAAAAAGGAAGAGTTGATGATTCGAGCCATCGATAAAGAGGCCCTATACTGGGCCCGGGAAGAAATTCCCTACCTCGAGGACTATCGAAACAAGCTGCACGATAAGCTTACCCCCGGTGGTGCAAAGAAGATTCCGGTACCGGAGTTGTAA
- a CDS encoding FMN-binding protein, with protein MKKGILVTSTILVLLIVLRPFVLDYLDLLNYNREIENLQIQNPEISAFEDGEYEGRHQVHEIEAQVEVRILSGEIVGIDLHHEHERGYNAEEITRRVVEEQSLEVDMVTGATHSSKVILKAIERALCETEEVYCEEP; from the coding sequence GTGAAAAAGGGAATCCTAGTTACATCAACCATCCTGGTGCTGCTGATTGTTCTACGTCCTTTTGTATTGGATTATCTGGACTTGCTTAATTATAACAGAGAGATCGAAAACCTTCAAATCCAAAACCCTGAAATAAGCGCATTTGAAGATGGGGAATACGAAGGCCGGCATCAGGTACATGAAATTGAGGCCCAGGTAGAGGTGCGAATTCTATCCGGGGAAATTGTGGGCATTGATCTTCACCATGAGCACGAACGGGGGTATAATGCCGAGGAAATCACCCGGCGGGTGGTGGAGGAGCAAAGCTTGGAAGTGGATATGGTAACCGGGGCAACCCACAGCAGTAAAGTGATTTTAAAAGCCATTGAAAGGGCGCTCTGTGAGACGGAAGAAGTCTACTGTGAGGAACCTTAA